The following proteins are encoded in a genomic region of Pseudomonas sp. Os17:
- the algG gene encoding mannuronan 5-epimerase AlgG: MNSPAAKGAISLLAGALLLASSSAFATVEPAKAPIIAKGLQQAKTYTVSSAPTEPLALAKPTLPDLSGYTAEAVAAKIVRSKPGKISVRRMMQEDALKDFIGGDNKMAEWVVRQHGIPQAIFIDDGYINLKQLVGKLPKQYISETAPGVYLARVPIVVGRHGILDIDKQTQELRLSQEGGAFLVNDGQLFVRDTKVTGWREQDNGPASFRSPKEFRPFLLAWGGTETYIVNSTMASFGYANSKSYGVSISQYTPNMAKVLKRPEPTGWIIGSTFSDMWYGFYCYETRDFVLKGNTYKDNIVYGIDPHDRSHGLIIADNTVHGTKKKHGIIISREVNDSFIFNNRSFDNHLSGLVIDRNSVNNLIAYNEIYRNHSDGITLYESADNLIYANKVISNRRHGIRIRNSVNIRLYENIAMANGLTGVYGHIKDLSDTDRDIKLDPFDAQVSLIVVGGELAANGSGPMSIDSPLSVELYRVSMLAPTKSSGISFSGVLGERQDEILDLLVRQQKAVLIDPVERQTEMRD; the protein is encoded by the coding sequence ATGAACAGCCCCGCTGCGAAAGGCGCCATCAGCCTGTTGGCGGGCGCTCTGTTGCTGGCCAGCAGCTCGGCGTTCGCCACTGTCGAGCCGGCCAAGGCGCCGATCATCGCCAAGGGCCTGCAGCAGGCCAAGACCTACACCGTCAGCAGCGCGCCCACCGAGCCCCTGGCCCTGGCCAAGCCGACCCTGCCGGACCTGTCCGGCTACACCGCCGAAGCCGTCGCGGCGAAGATCGTGCGCAGCAAGCCGGGCAAGATCAGCGTGCGCCGGATGATGCAGGAAGACGCCCTGAAAGACTTCATCGGCGGCGACAACAAGATGGCCGAATGGGTGGTGCGCCAGCACGGCATCCCCCAGGCGATCTTCATCGACGACGGTTACATCAACCTCAAGCAACTGGTGGGCAAACTGCCCAAGCAGTACATCAGCGAGACGGCGCCCGGGGTCTACCTGGCCCGGGTGCCGATCGTCGTCGGCCGCCACGGCATCCTCGACATCGACAAGCAGACCCAGGAGCTGCGCCTGTCCCAGGAGGGCGGCGCGTTCCTGGTCAACGACGGCCAGCTGTTCGTGCGTGACACCAAAGTCACCGGCTGGCGCGAGCAGGACAACGGCCCGGCGAGCTTCCGTTCGCCCAAGGAATTCCGCCCGTTCCTGCTGGCCTGGGGCGGCACCGAGACCTACATCGTCAACAGCACGATGGCCAGCTTCGGCTACGCCAATTCCAAGTCCTACGGGGTGAGCATTTCCCAGTACACGCCGAACATGGCCAAGGTGCTCAAGCGCCCCGAGCCCACCGGCTGGATCATCGGCTCGACCTTCTCCGACATGTGGTACGGCTTCTACTGCTACGAAACCCGGGATTTCGTGCTCAAGGGCAACACCTACAAGGACAACATCGTCTACGGCATCGACCCCCACGACCGTTCCCACGGCCTGATCATTGCCGACAACACCGTCCACGGCACCAAGAAGAAGCACGGCATCATCATTTCCCGGGAAGTGAACGACAGCTTCATCTTCAACAACCGCAGCTTCGACAACCACCTCTCGGGGCTGGTGATCGACCGTAACAGCGTCAACAACCTGATCGCCTACAACGAGATCTACCGCAACCACAGCGACGGCATCACCCTCTACGAGAGTGCCGACAACCTGATCTACGCCAACAAGGTGATCAGCAACCGCCGCCACGGCATCCGCATTCGCAACAGCGTGAACATCCGCCTGTACGAAAACATCGCCATGGCCAACGGCCTGACCGGGGTCTACGGCCACATCAAGGACCTGTCCGACACCGACCGCGACATCAAGCTCGACCCGTTCGACGCCCAGGTGTCGCTGATCGTGGTCGGCGGCGAGCTGGCGGCCAACGGCAGCGGGCCGATGTCCATCGACTCGCCCCTGAGCGTGGAGCTGTACCGGGTGTCGATGCTGGCGCCGACCAAAAGCAGCGGCATCAGCTTCTCCGGGGTCCTGGGCGAGCGCCAGGACGAAATTCTCGACCTGCTGGTGCGCCAGCAGAAGGCCGTGCTGATCGACCCCGTCGAACGCCAGACCGAAATGCGCGATTGA
- a CDS encoding alginate export family protein: MALGFAMLWSNPTLAALTDTKNFGLEVKITGQSEDDRDLGTQRGGDVNGVGLDLRPWVYGESGAWSAYAMGQAVTASDVIETDTLQQSSDDASQQSSNDDRKTKKSYLAMREFWIGYSGFTAYPGEQLKFGRQRLRNDDGQWRDTNIEALNWTFDTTLLRANVGVAERFSEYRTDLKELAPKDKDRLHLYADAAYQWTPGQWVGIRAHHTHDDGKLDYAQPGVASDPLDKKQNGDLTWLGLEANSDAFNWRNTNTVNYWASLTGMRGDRDRVNPLNADGSRPTQAKRGDNLDGWATDLGVRLRLDPNWQVGAAYARASGDYEQNGLQSNRSNYTGTRSRVHRFGEAFRGEMNNTQSATLFGSWMLNDEYDASLIYHKFWRVDGNKPVGSNGINAVDNDYDGNGNLLSSTALPLQDGKKDLGQEMDLVVTKYFKQGLLPAALSQSIDEPSALVRFRGGVFKPGDAYGKDVDSYMHRAFIDVIWRF, translated from the coding sequence ATGGCCCTGGGCTTTGCCATGCTCTGGTCCAACCCGACCCTGGCCGCCCTCACCGACACCAAGAACTTCGGCCTGGAAGTGAAGATCACCGGCCAGTCCGAGGACGACCGCGACCTGGGCACCCAGCGCGGTGGCGACGTCAACGGCGTCGGCCTCGACCTGCGGCCCTGGGTCTACGGCGAAAGCGGTGCCTGGAGCGCCTACGCCATGGGCCAGGCGGTGACCGCCAGCGACGTGATCGAAACCGACACCCTGCAACAGTCCAGCGACGACGCCAGCCAGCAATCGAGCAACGACGACCGCAAGACCAAGAAGAGCTACCTGGCGATGCGCGAGTTCTGGATCGGCTACAGCGGCTTCACCGCCTACCCCGGCGAGCAGTTGAAGTTCGGTCGCCAGCGCCTGCGCAACGACGACGGGCAATGGCGCGACACCAATATCGAGGCGCTGAACTGGACCTTCGACACCACCCTGCTGCGGGCCAACGTCGGCGTCGCCGAGCGCTTCAGCGAATACCGCACCGACCTCAAGGAACTGGCGCCCAAGGACAAGGACCGCCTGCACCTGTACGCCGACGCCGCCTACCAGTGGACCCCCGGCCAGTGGGTGGGCATCCGCGCCCACCACACCCATGACGACGGCAAGCTCGACTATGCCCAGCCCGGCGTGGCCAGCGACCCGCTGGACAAGAAGCAGAACGGCGACCTGACCTGGCTAGGCCTGGAAGCCAACAGCGACGCCTTTAACTGGCGCAACACCAATACCGTCAACTACTGGGCCAGCCTCACCGGCATGCGCGGCGACCGCGACAGGGTCAACCCGCTGAACGCCGACGGCAGCCGCCCGACCCAGGCCAAGCGCGGCGACAACCTCGACGGCTGGGCCACCGACCTGGGCGTGCGCCTGCGCCTGGACCCGAACTGGCAAGTCGGCGCCGCCTACGCCCGGGCCAGCGGCGACTACGAGCAGAACGGCCTGCAAAGCAACCGCTCCAACTACACCGGCACCCGCTCCCGGGTGCACCGCTTCGGCGAAGCCTTCCGTGGCGAAATGAACAACACCCAGAGCGCCACCCTGTTCGGCTCCTGGATGCTCAACGATGAATACGACGCCAGCCTGATCTACCACAAGTTCTGGCGCGTGGACGGCAACAAGCCGGTGGGCAGCAACGGCATCAACGCCGTGGACAACGACTATGACGGCAACGGCAACCTGCTCTCCAGCACCGCGCTGCCCCTGCAGGACGGCAAGAAAGACTTGGGGCAGGAAATGGACCTGGTGGTCACCAAGTACTTCAAGCAAGGCCTGTTGCCGGCGGCCCTGAGCCAGTCCATCGATGAGCCGTCGGCCCTGGTGCGTTTTCGTGGCGGCGTGTTCAAGCCCGGCGACGCCTATGGCAAAGACGTCGACTCGTACATGCACCGCGCCTTTATCGACGTGATCTGGCGCTTCTGA
- a CDS encoding mannose-1-phosphate guanylyltransferase/mannose-6-phosphate isomerase, with amino-acid sequence MIPVILSGGSGSRLWPLSRKQFPKQFLALTGEHTLFQQTLERLVFEGMDTPIVVCNKDHRFIVNEQLAARKLESQRILMEPFGRNTAPAVALTAMMLVNEGRDELMLVLPADHVLDDQKALQRALALATVAAERGEMVLFGVPATKPETGYGYIKSSNDALLPEGISRVAQFVEKPDEKRANEFVQAGGYFWNSGMFLFRASRFLEELKKHDPDIYDTCLLTLERSQQDADTVTIDEATFACCPDNSIDYAVMEKTQRACVVPLSAGWSDVGCWSSLWDVHEKDANGNVSKGDVVIQDSHNCMIHGNGKLVSVIGLENIVVVETKDAMMIAHKDKVQGVKQMVNTLNEQGRSETQNHCEVYRPWGSYDSVDMGGRFQVKHISVKPGACLSLQMHHHRAEHWIVVSGTAEVTCDENVFLLTENQSTYIPIASVHRLRNPGKIPLEIIEVQSGSYLGEDDIERFEDIYGRSTPVERGVSVKTIAQ; translated from the coding sequence ATGATTCCGGTGATCTTGTCAGGTGGTAGCGGCTCACGTCTTTGGCCGCTTTCGCGCAAGCAATTCCCCAAGCAATTCCTCGCCCTGACCGGCGAACACACGCTGTTCCAGCAAACCCTGGAGCGCCTGGTGTTCGAAGGCATGGACACCCCGATCGTGGTCTGCAACAAGGACCACCGCTTCATCGTCAACGAGCAACTGGCAGCCCGTAAGCTCGAATCCCAGCGCATCCTCATGGAGCCCTTCGGCCGCAACACCGCCCCGGCCGTGGCCCTGACCGCGATGATGCTGGTCAACGAAGGCCGTGACGAACTGATGCTGGTGCTGCCCGCCGACCACGTCCTGGACGACCAGAAAGCCCTGCAACGGGCCCTGGCCCTGGCCACCGTGGCCGCCGAGCGGGGCGAAATGGTGCTGTTCGGCGTGCCGGCGACCAAACCGGAAACCGGCTACGGCTACATCAAGTCCAGCAACGATGCGCTGCTGCCGGAGGGCATCAGCCGGGTCGCGCAGTTCGTCGAGAAGCCCGACGAAAAACGCGCCAACGAATTCGTCCAGGCCGGCGGCTACTTCTGGAACAGCGGCATGTTCCTGTTCCGCGCCAGCCGCTTCCTCGAAGAGCTGAAGAAACACGACCCGGACATCTACGACACCTGCCTGCTGACCCTGGAACGCAGCCAGCAGGACGCGGACACCGTGACCATCGACGAAGCCACCTTCGCCTGCTGCCCGGACAACTCCATCGACTACGCGGTGATGGAAAAGACCCAACGCGCCTGCGTGGTGCCACTGAGCGCCGGCTGGAGCGATGTCGGCTGCTGGTCGTCGCTGTGGGACGTGCATGAAAAGGACGCCAACGGCAACGTCAGCAAAGGCGATGTGGTGATCCAGGACAGCCACAACTGCATGATCCACGGCAACGGCAAGCTGGTGTCGGTGATCGGCCTGGAAAACATCGTCGTCGTCGAAACCAAGGACGCCATGATGATTGCCCACAAGGACAAGGTCCAAGGGGTGAAACAGATGGTCAACACCCTCAACGAACAGGGCCGCAGCGAAACCCAGAACCACTGCGAGGTCTACCGCCCGTGGGGCTCCTACGACTCGGTGGACATGGGCGGGCGCTTCCAGGTCAAGCACATCTCGGTCAAGCCGGGGGCCTGCCTGTCGCTGCAGATGCACCACCACCGCGCCGAACACTGGATCGTGGTCAGCGGCACCGCCGAAGTCACCTGTGACGAGAACGTGTTCCTGCTCACCGAGAACCAATCCACCTACATCCCGATTGCCTCGGTGCACCGCCTGCGCAACCCGGGCAAGATCCCGCTGGAGATCATTGAAGTGCAATCGGGCAGTTATTTGGGCGAGGACGATATCGAGCGGTTTGAGGATATCTATGGCCGTTCGACGCCGGTGGAGCGTGGTGTTTCGGTGAAGACCATCGCTCAGTAA
- a CDS encoding alginate O-acetyltransferase codes for MHPHWIKLLGLSALTAGILAASAGARADAASAASAAPSFKAEPCCNLCPAAHDAKNYVTRYQQNFTTLVQAQGDWLFRTQEDLRTEFNTTPEGYRRLKQLHEAFKSKGVELVLVYQPTRGLVNRNKLNPEQKARFDYDKALNNYKAMLGRFAQMGYVVPDLSPLTNEQLPETLPAHDFYFRGDQHWTPYGAQRTAKIVADKVKQLPAFADIPRREFETHKSGRMGKTGTLHNMAGQLCGTSYAIQYMDQFTTEPKGEAGDGDLFGDSGNPQITLVGTSHSGKNYNFAGFLEEAIGADILNVAFPGGGLEGSMLQYLGSDEFQKSPPKILIWEFSPLYRLDQETIYRQMMALLDNGCEGKDPQMSASTTLKPGKNELLVNSKNLDLRNSGHQVDIRFADPSVKTLQATLWYMNGRHEDIKIEKPETSDTDGRFAFELRTDEDWASQNLLAVEIQGPEAGTAGQKVEAKICKRNVFPSAEQRTAQIGQ; via the coding sequence ATGCACCCACACTGGATCAAACTCCTGGGCCTGTCGGCCCTGACCGCGGGGATACTCGCCGCCAGCGCCGGCGCCCGCGCCGATGCGGCCAGCGCTGCGAGCGCCGCGCCCAGCTTCAAGGCCGAGCCGTGCTGCAACCTGTGCCCGGCCGCCCACGACGCGAAGAACTACGTGACCCGCTACCAGCAGAACTTCACCACCCTGGTGCAAGCCCAGGGCGACTGGCTGTTCCGTACCCAGGAAGATTTGCGCACCGAGTTCAACACCACGCCTGAAGGCTACCGCCGCCTCAAGCAGCTGCACGAAGCCTTCAAGAGCAAGGGCGTGGAACTGGTGCTGGTGTACCAGCCGACCCGCGGCCTGGTGAACCGCAACAAGCTCAACCCGGAACAGAAAGCCCGCTTCGACTACGACAAGGCGCTGAACAACTACAAGGCCATGCTCGGGCGCTTCGCCCAGATGGGCTACGTGGTGCCGGACCTGTCGCCGCTGACCAACGAACAACTGCCCGAGACCCTGCCGGCCCACGACTTCTACTTCCGCGGCGACCAGCACTGGACCCCTTACGGCGCCCAGCGCACGGCGAAGATCGTCGCCGACAAGGTCAAGCAACTGCCGGCCTTCGCCGACATTCCCCGGCGCGAATTCGAGACCCACAAGTCCGGGCGCATGGGCAAGACCGGCACCCTGCACAACATGGCCGGGCAGCTGTGCGGCACCAGCTACGCCATCCAGTACATGGATCAGTTCACCACCGAGCCCAAGGGCGAGGCCGGCGACGGCGACCTGTTCGGTGATTCCGGCAACCCGCAGATCACCCTGGTGGGCACCAGCCACAGCGGCAAGAACTACAACTTCGCCGGCTTCCTCGAAGAGGCCATCGGCGCCGACATTCTCAACGTTGCCTTCCCCGGCGGCGGCCTGGAAGGCTCGATGCTGCAGTACCTGGGCAGCGACGAATTCCAGAAGTCCCCGCCAAAGATCCTGATCTGGGAATTCTCGCCGCTGTACCGCCTGGACCAGGAAACCATCTACCGGCAGATGATGGCCCTGCTGGACAACGGCTGCGAAGGCAAGGACCCGCAGATGAGCGCCAGCACCACCCTCAAGCCGGGCAAGAACGAATTGCTGGTCAACAGCAAGAACCTGGACCTGCGCAACAGCGGCCATCAGGTCGACATCCGCTTCGCCGACCCTTCGGTGAAAACCCTGCAAGCCACCCTCTGGTACATGAACGGCCGCCACGAGGACATCAAGATCGAAAAACCGGAAACGTCCGACACCGACGGGCGCTTCGCCTTCGAACTGCGCACCGATGAAGACTGGGCCTCGCAGAACCTGCTGGCGGTGGAGATCCAGGGCCCGGAAGCGGGCACTGCCGGGCAGAAGGTCGAAGCGAAAATTTGCAAACGCAACGTATTCCCGAGCGCCGAGCAACGCACCGCGCAGATCGGGCAATGA
- a CDS encoding alginate O-acetyltransferase AlgF → MTFITTPRRLAQAITLAAGMSVLSLSAFAGGDAALYGPTAPKGSTFVRLYNASNSEVSATVGSTNVNDVAPLASSDFSFMPGGDYTAKVGSQSVPVKLAADHYYTLVNNASGQPQLIEEPPFKNKQKSLVRVQNLSDQALTLKTADGKTDVVKAVAAKGRGEREINPVKVSFALYDGDKKVSDLKPVALERGEAAVLYVTGNGSNLSPVWVKRPVSTR, encoded by the coding sequence ATGACTTTCATCACTACTCCTCGCCGTCTCGCCCAAGCAATCACCCTGGCTGCCGGCATGAGCGTCCTGTCCCTGTCCGCCTTCGCCGGTGGCGACGCCGCGCTGTACGGCCCCACCGCACCCAAGGGCTCGACCTTCGTGCGCCTGTACAACGCCAGCAACAGTGAAGTCAGCGCCACGGTGGGCAGCACCAACGTCAACGACGTCGCGCCTCTGGCCAGCAGCGACTTCAGCTTCATGCCCGGCGGCGACTACACCGCCAAGGTGGGCAGCCAGAGCGTGCCGGTGAAACTGGCCGCCGATCACTATTACACCCTGGTCAACAACGCCAGCGGCCAGCCGCAACTGATCGAAGAACCGCCGTTCAAGAACAAGCAGAAATCCCTGGTGCGGGTGCAGAACCTCAGCGACCAGGCCCTGACCCTGAAGACCGCCGACGGCAAGACCGACGTGGTCAAGGCGGTGGCCGCCAAAGGTCGCGGCGAGCGCGAAATCAACCCGGTGAAGGTCAGCTTCGCCCTGTACGACGGCGATAAAAAAGTCAGCGACCTCAAGCCCGTGGCCCTGGAGCGCGGCGAAGCGGCGGTGCTCTACGTCACCGGCAACGGCAGCAACCTGTCGCCGGTGTGGGTGAAACGCCCCGTCTCGACCCGCTAA
- a CDS encoding MBOAT family O-acyltransferase has product MVFSSNVFLFLFLPIFLGLYYLSGQRYRNLLLLIASYVFYAWWRVDFLALFVGVTLWNYWIGLKVGAAGVRTKPAQRWLLLGVAVDLCILGYFKYANFGVDSLNAIMTSMGLEPFILTHVLLPIGISFYIFESISYIIDVYRGDTPATRNLIDFAAFVAIFPHLIAGPVLRFRDLADQFNHRTHTLDKFSEGCTRFMQGFIKKVFIADTLAVVADHCFALQNPTTGDAWLGALAYTAQLYFDFSGYSDMAIGLGLMMGFRFMENFKQPYISQSITEFWRRWHISLSTWLRDYLYITLGGNRKGTLITYRNLFLTMLLGGLWHGANFTYIVWGAWHGMWLAIEKALGINTTPRSLNPIRWALTFLLVVMGWVIFRAENLHVAGRMYGAMFSFGDWSLSELNRASLTGLQVATLVLAYATLAFFGLRDLYRNPAPVKAKPDVATPADGPASAQPGLIKAVPGDTPGSIHQPGYIVGTEAQVQPAYWSADWSRYVMRALVLLLFIASILKLSAQSFSPFLYFQF; this is encoded by the coding sequence ATGGTTTTCTCATCCAATGTGTTCCTGTTCCTGTTCCTGCCGATCTTTCTCGGCTTGTACTACTTGAGCGGGCAACGCTATCGCAACCTGCTGCTGCTGATCGCCAGCTACGTGTTCTACGCCTGGTGGCGCGTGGACTTCCTGGCGCTGTTCGTCGGGGTCACCCTGTGGAACTACTGGATCGGCCTGAAAGTCGGCGCCGCCGGTGTGCGCACCAAACCCGCCCAGCGCTGGCTGCTGCTGGGGGTGGCGGTGGACCTGTGCATCCTCGGCTACTTCAAGTACGCCAACTTCGGCGTCGACAGCCTCAACGCCATCATGACCTCCATGGGCCTGGAGCCGTTCATCCTGACCCACGTGCTGTTGCCGATCGGCATCTCGTTCTACATCTTCGAGTCCATCAGCTACATCATCGACGTCTACCGCGGCGACACCCCGGCCACCCGCAACCTGATCGATTTCGCGGCGTTCGTGGCGATCTTCCCGCACCTGATCGCCGGCCCCGTGCTGCGCTTTCGCGACCTGGCGGACCAGTTCAACCACCGCACCCACACCCTGGACAAGTTCTCCGAAGGCTGCACCCGCTTCATGCAGGGCTTCATCAAGAAAGTGTTCATCGCCGACACCCTGGCGGTGGTCGCCGACCATTGCTTCGCCCTGCAAAACCCCACCACGGGCGACGCCTGGCTCGGCGCCCTGGCCTATACCGCGCAGCTGTACTTCGACTTCTCCGGCTACAGCGACATGGCCATCGGCCTGGGCTTGATGATGGGTTTTCGCTTCATGGAAAACTTCAAGCAGCCCTACATCAGCCAGTCGATCACCGAGTTCTGGCGGCGCTGGCACATCAGCCTGTCCACCTGGCTGCGGGACTACCTGTACATCACCCTGGGCGGCAACCGCAAAGGCACCCTGATCACCTACCGCAACCTGTTCCTGACCATGCTCCTGGGCGGCCTGTGGCACGGCGCCAACTTCACCTACATCGTCTGGGGTGCCTGGCACGGCATGTGGCTGGCCATCGAAAAGGCCCTGGGCATCAACACCACGCCGCGCAGCCTGAACCCGATCCGCTGGGCCCTGACCTTCCTGCTGGTGGTGATGGGTTGGGTGATCTTCCGCGCCGAGAACCTGCACGTGGCCGGGCGCATGTACGGCGCCATGTTCAGCTTTGGCGACTGGTCGCTGTCGGAACTCAACCGCGCCAGCCTCACCGGCCTGCAAGTGGCGACCCTGGTCCTGGCCTACGCCACCCTGGCGTTCTTCGGCCTGCGTGACCTGTACCGCAACCCGGCACCGGTCAAGGCCAAGCCCGACGTCGCTACCCCCGCCGACGGCCCGGCCAGCGCCCAGCCCGGCCTGATCAAGGCAGTGCCCGGGGACACTCCCGGCAGCATTCACCAGCCGGGCTACATCGTCGGCACCGAGGCCCAGGTGCAACCGGCCTACTGGAGCGCCGACTGGTCGCGCTACGTGATGCGCGCCCTGGTGCTGCTGCTGTTCATCGCCTCGATTCTCAAACTCTCGGCGCAAAGCTTCTCGCCGTTCCTTTACTTCCAGTTCTGA
- a CDS encoding mannuronate-specific alginate lyase: MQSTQLKRLLIPSLLGLAMLTGSAQAAAPLRPPQGYYAPVDKFKSADDSEGCDAMPAPYTGALQFRSKYEGSDKARATLNVQSEQAFRDTTADITKIERGTSKRVMQFMRDGRPEQLDCTLAWLSAWAQADALMSKDFNHTGKSMRKWALGSMASAYLRLKFSDSHPLATHQEQAQKIEAWFSKMADQVVSDWDNLPLDKTNNHSYWAAWSVMATAVATNRRDLFDWAVKEYKVGANQVDADGFLPNELKRQQRALAYHNYALPPLAMIASFAQVNGVDLRQENNGALKRLGERVLAGVKDPDTFEQKNGKQQDMTDLKVDSKFAWLEPYCSLYTCAPDVLERKHKMQPFKTFRLGGDLTKVYDPTHEKGNKGP; the protein is encoded by the coding sequence ATGCAAAGCACACAGCTGAAACGCCTGTTGATACCCAGCCTGCTGGGGCTGGCCATGCTCACCGGCAGCGCCCAGGCCGCAGCGCCGCTGCGTCCGCCCCAGGGCTATTACGCCCCGGTGGACAAGTTCAAGAGCGCTGACGACAGCGAAGGCTGCGACGCCATGCCCGCGCCCTACACCGGCGCCCTGCAGTTTCGCAGCAAGTACGAAGGCTCGGACAAGGCCCGGGCCACCCTCAACGTGCAGTCCGAACAGGCCTTTCGCGACACCACCGCGGACATCACCAAGATCGAGCGCGGCACCAGCAAGCGGGTCATGCAGTTCATGCGCGACGGCCGCCCGGAGCAACTGGACTGCACCCTCGCCTGGCTCAGCGCCTGGGCCCAGGCCGACGCGCTGATGTCCAAGGACTTCAACCACACCGGCAAGTCGATGCGCAAATGGGCCCTGGGCAGCATGGCCTCGGCCTACCTGCGGCTGAAGTTCTCCGACTCCCACCCCCTGGCCACCCACCAGGAACAGGCGCAGAAGATCGAGGCCTGGTTCAGCAAGATGGCCGACCAGGTGGTCAGCGACTGGGACAACCTGCCCCTGGACAAGACCAACAACCACTCCTACTGGGCCGCCTGGTCGGTGATGGCCACCGCCGTGGCCACCAACCGCCGCGACCTGTTCGACTGGGCCGTGAAGGAATACAAGGTCGGCGCCAACCAGGTCGACGCCGACGGCTTTTTACCCAACGAACTCAAGCGCCAGCAACGGGCCCTGGCCTATCACAACTACGCCCTGCCGCCCTTGGCGATGATCGCCAGCTTCGCCCAGGTCAACGGCGTCGACCTGCGCCAGGAAAACAACGGCGCGCTCAAGCGCCTGGGCGAGCGAGTGCTGGCTGGGGTGAAAGACCCGGACACCTTCGAGCAGAAAAACGGCAAGCAGCAGGACATGACCGACCTCAAGGTCGACTCCAAATTCGCCTGGCTGGAACCCTACTGCAGCCTCTACACCTGCGCCCCGGATGTCTTGGAACGCAAGCACAAGATGCAGCCGTTCAAGACCTTCCGCCTGGGCGGCGACCTGACCAAGGTCTACGACCCGACCCACGAAAAAGGCAACAAGGGCCCGTAA
- a CDS encoding alginate O-acetyltransferase, whose translation MTRSLRVFYIALFLVTLLVLGLWSVRSFFGFSTNNDATVLNGRWAKAVETHYDDQFPIKRLGTNLWAALDFKLFNEGRPGVVLGRDQWLYSDEEFNPVVNEELNLQGNYALVEGVRQTLKEHGVKLVMAIIPAKARLYPEHLDEVRPARIHANLYQDFHARVAANKILAPDLLGPLRQAKQQGQQVFLRTDTHWTPAGAEVVARQLAQAIAAKTPLSGPPQRFVTQTQETVKHQGDLRRFLPLDPLFDNLMPAEEPLQKRVTRASEEQPAADDALFADHEVPVTLVGTSYSANPNWNFVGALKQALHSDVLSYAEDGHGPILPMLSYLKSDDFKNHPPQVLIWEFPERYLPVNNEIGDADPQWVAELKQAGARQQNLAVNAKSETPDRAQN comes from the coding sequence ATGACCCGCTCATTACGTGTGTTCTACATCGCCCTGTTCCTGGTGACCCTACTGGTGCTGGGGCTGTGGTCGGTGCGCAGCTTCTTCGGCTTTAGCACCAACAATGACGCCACCGTGCTCAACGGACGCTGGGCCAAGGCCGTGGAAACCCACTACGACGACCAGTTCCCGATCAAGCGCCTGGGCACCAACCTGTGGGCCGCCCTGGACTTCAAGCTGTTCAACGAAGGCCGCCCCGGGGTGGTGCTGGGCCGCGACCAGTGGCTGTACAGCGATGAAGAGTTCAACCCGGTGGTCAACGAGGAGCTCAACCTGCAAGGCAACTACGCCCTGGTGGAAGGCGTGCGCCAGACCTTGAAAGAGCACGGAGTGAAACTGGTGATGGCCATCATTCCGGCCAAGGCGCGCCTGTACCCGGAGCACCTGGACGAGGTACGTCCGGCGCGGATTCACGCCAACCTCTACCAGGACTTCCACGCCCGGGTCGCCGCCAACAAGATCCTCGCCCCCGACCTGCTGGGGCCCCTGCGACAGGCCAAGCAACAGGGCCAGCAAGTGTTCCTGCGTACCGACACCCACTGGACCCCGGCCGGCGCCGAAGTCGTCGCTCGCCAGTTGGCCCAGGCCATCGCCGCCAAGACCCCGCTCAGCGGTCCGCCACAACGCTTCGTCACCCAAACCCAGGAGACCGTGAAGCACCAGGGCGACCTGCGGCGCTTCCTGCCCCTGGACCCGCTGTTCGACAACCTGATGCCCGCCGAAGAGCCCCTGCAAAAGCGCGTGACCCGGGCCAGCGAGGAACAGCCGGCCGCCGACGACGCACTGTTCGCCGACCACGAAGTGCCGGTGACCCTGGTGGGCACCAGCTACAGCGCCAACCCCAACTGGAACTTCGTCGGCGCCCTGAAACAGGCCCTGCACAGCGACGTGCTGAGCTACGCCGAGGACGGCCACGGCCCGATCCTGCCGATGCTCAGCTACCTGAAAAGCGACGACTTCAAGAACCACCCGCCCCAGGTGCTGATCTGGGAATTCCCTGAACGCTATCTGCCTGTGAACAACGAAATCGGCGACGCCGACCCGCAGTGGGTCGCAGAACTCAAGCAAGCCGGTGCACGCCAACAGAACCTAGCTGTCAACGCCAAATCCGAGACGCCCGACCGGGCGCAAAACTGA